The genome window GAGCTCTGGGTAACCGCATCAGCTAGGGTGCGTTGGAGGAGAGAACAGAGGCTCTGCAGTTGCTGCAGCTTGGTGTCGTCTTCCGGCGGTGTTTCGAGTGGTGCCTGCTGCAGTAGAAGCGCGCAGCCTTGAAGAAGGTGCAGCAGCGCATGGAGCAGACGGCGACGGTAGCTTAAGGCAGCAGAGGAGAGAAGAATAGCGACGATCTCTCGAAAAACCTCGCGTGCGGCTCGCTGCAAAGGGGTTGCCTGGCGTGGAAGAGAGACCACGCGGAGCCAGCTGAGGTCGGCGAAAGGGCTTGCAACCGTAGGCTCTGTTGTTCCTAGGGCGACAGGAGGGAACTGCTCCACATAGTTTTTGATCTGGCGCGCTTTTATCGGCCCAATGCCAGGAATGGCGGCCAAACTCTCCTCTGAGCTATGTTGGAGTGCTGCCAGGCTATCGAAGCCCGCCTTTTGTAAGGCACGAACGCGGATGGGGCCAAGTCCGGGGATGCGGTGCAGATCGAAGGGCGGGCTGGTGGCGGTTTGCTCGGTGGGCGGTTTCTGGCGCGACATGGTTTGGCTACCCCTCCTGAACAGGGGCTAGCTCGGTGTCAAGCCGGGCAAGCAGCTTTGCGAGATCAGAGAGAAGTTGCTGTCGGTCGGGGCGCTCCCAAACTCGGCGCAGTTCAGCATAATGTTGTGCTCGTTGCTCCTTTATACGGCAGCAGAGCGCAACGAGGCCTTCACACCCCTCAAGGTCCACATGGTGTACCCCGATAATTGGCATGCCGTGGGCATCTTTGCCATAGCCTTTATGAGCCATACGGCCGAGCTGTTTGAGCAGGGTGGGCATAAGAACATCGGCATCGTGAATGTTGCCAAGCAGCTCCTGAAGGCAGCGAAGGTCTACGAGAAGCGCTTCCAAGGCGGTTTTCTCGGAGGGATAAAGAACAGTCTCCATCTCTGGCGCCTCCAAGAAAAGCTCTAAGGTATAGCGAAGATGTTTGATGGCGATGCGCAGATCGTGCAGCTCGTGAACAGCTTCGGGCTGGTGGAGCGCTGAAACATGTTGCATGACCTCGGCAAGATGACGCCGCATTGCCACAACAGCCGCTTGTGGTACCGACATAGATCGCTGTTTAGGGAGGGGTTGGTTTGCCTTTGCCATGTCCGTTCTTTGGTATCTTTTGACTCGTTCTTAGTTTGAGTGTGGCGCCATAAGGAGCGAGCAGTTTTTCAAACCGCTCTTTCACGCGCTGTGCTTCAAAGCGTGTTAGCGTTGCAGCCACCTCCCGCTGCTTTTGGGCACGCCGTTGGGTCAGTTGTTCGCAAAGTTGTTGAATGCCGGCGCGTTGCGAGGTGGGCAAGCTCTCTTGTTCCCTTTGG of Chthonomonas calidirosea T49 contains these proteins:
- a CDS encoding CHAD domain-containing protein, with amino-acid sequence MSVPQAAVVAMRRHLAEVMQHVSALHQPEAVHELHDLRIAIKHLRYTLELFLEAPEMETVLYPSEKTALEALLVDLRCLQELLGNIHDADVLMPTLLKQLGRMAHKGYGKDAHGMPIIGVHHVDLEGCEGLVALCCRIKEQRAQHYAELRRVWERPDRQQLLSDLAKLLARLDTELAPVQEG
- a CDS encoding helix-hairpin-helix domain-containing protein, with protein sequence MSRQKPPTEQTATSPPFDLHRIPGLGPIRVRALQKAGFDSLAALQHSSEESLAAIPGIGPIKARQIKNYVEQFPPVALGTTEPTVASPFADLSWLRVVSLPRQATPLQRAAREVFREIVAILLSSAALSYRRRLLHALLHLLQGCALLLQQAPLETPPEDDTKLQQLQSLCSLLQRTLADAVTQSSRLGMDNKAQARLARQLRKIAKDLGFESASQRGQKR